From Hominilimicola fabiformis, a single genomic window includes:
- a CDS encoding flavodoxin yields MSKNLIIYYSRKGQNYWNGSIKNLDKGNTEIVAEFIQKAVGGDLFEIETVKEYSADYYECIDDAKQELNSGARPELKKYLDSIDEYENIFICGPCWWGTYPMAVFTQLERLDWNGKKVIAVMTHEGSGLGSCERDLKKICTGAIFEKGFAVHGADASKSEKLVADHAKQIVK; encoded by the coding sequence ATGTCAAAGAATTTAATTATTTATTATTCAAGAAAAGGTCAAAATTATTGGAACGGAAGCATTAAAAATTTGGATAAAGGAAATACAGAGATTGTCGCAGAGTTTATTCAAAAAGCCGTAGGCGGAGATTTATTTGAGATTGAAACAGTGAAGGAATATTCAGCCGATTATTATGAGTGTATTGATGACGCAAAGCAAGAGCTTAACAGCGGCGCAAGACCTGAACTTAAAAAATACCTTGACAGCATTGATGAATATGAAAATATATTCATATGCGGTCCATGCTGGTGGGGCACTTATCCTATGGCGGTGTTTACGCAGCTTGAAAGACTTGATTGGAACGGTAAAAAGGTAATTGCCGTAATGACGCACGAGGGCAGTGGTCTTGGCAGTTGTGAGCGAGATTTAAAGAAAATATGCACAGGAGCGATTTTTGAAAAAGGTTTTGCCGTTCACGGTGCAGACGCTTCAAAATCAGAAAAGCTTGTTGCGGACCATGCAAAACAAATAGTGAAATAA
- a CDS encoding rhamnogalacturonan lyase family protein has translation MKKITAKALAVLMACTMIPATLPIVSNAEVNDVIDGTSAVLYSHDASDRPMESLNRGLVVQALNGGNYLSWRLMVDEDEVYGTSESNVPFNIYKNGQFLATETYSTNYIDPNGTSSDTYQVAPIVNGVEGEKSDSVAPFASGSNYFDIPVDKPKSTLTTTTTITTDEDGNELPENQWYTEKKVNEYTIGDTSCGDLDGDGEYELVVKWDCAPRDNSQAGLTGNVYLDAYKLNGKKLWRIDLGKNIRAGAHYTQFLVYDFDMDGKAEVACKTAPGSIDGVGKYVSETSSVDEIRNANDNTVSYVNQNGYILDGNEYFTAFDGETGKTIDTIYYPIPRLDYESWGDTNGNRCDRYVASVAWLDGQRPYAVYWRGYYMGRNGRQRHGTCGISLENGVLNPKYKFDTYSEDTDAYTPGNEKYVGEGNHNMTVADVDDDGNDEFISATLCYEVNDEDKLMPKWYGGRQHGDALHIGNYDPTNNNFEYFSVHEHGDFGMTLMDAKTGEEAFHVSDSNDTGRGLMANIGMGGYYQMSSNAGTYVAYGNNVFKKVNASMGQNFRIFWDGDLYDEELDGLTITSWNGAGRSTIFKADGCTSINSTKANPALQADIFGDWREEVIYPLTTNDALRVYTTNIPSEYKIKSLMFDSVYRSGVASEQSAYNQPPHVSMYMSEAVMRGNVTNISIEHEPTKKNYIKGEQLDTTGLKLIATYENGRVSELTYYETNGYDPSKLGEQTVTVSSGNASASFKVNVTNGTTYYSDNFQDNDLSDITISRQDKADQSQKLDGLDLNIGSKSSGGDKTSGYFLGNRNGKSFLACFAGNTSSASRGASIKFNEESYVPKFTELADNEKIVLNFDAYYHSEKDTMQIYGVTNSTNGASNKLIYDPYLSYQNNNSIPLNEWFNVNIEISKYDSTNKNAKNATITMTDLDGNQLYTNSFRTVGQYIDKFAFYVPDVQVDIGYMSLSTTTLFDSIDITTEPTKTSYTYGDDLDLSGMVVKAYYSDNTSKTITDYTVSGYDPTKVGKQTVTVHYLDMTDTFEVTVAEGELSSIEIASNPSKTTYFTGEQLDTSGLSVKLNYANGSSKTITDGFDVSGFDNQTVGTNTLTVSYGGKTTTFTVTIVSSELTSYVNDDFESYDDSQITIKSQTLTEQNQDLGPFKLTLGTNKQKLDSYPHFAILTDNGNKSLEIATGGSANPERGPKITLGDSVTLPEFANIPANKYLVFDFDALYQNDTSNVQLCGVTDSYLSTAFNKLTYDQYLSVNKNANIPVGEWVNIHLAVNNKKDLFLTISDKSGNVLNSRKVTTSGDKFEKFVFYGGVGKIQLDNLKIYEDKISSMTLTPPTKTSYALGEELNLDGMVAKLNYSDKSVGTTAYTVSGYDKTKVGMQTVTVSYGDYSANFDVTVNGISSIKVTPPTKTTYLEGQDLNTDGMVVTAVTTDNQRITVPDGYSVRGFNKTKLGKQTITVTYQGLSTEFEVNVISVKSIELTKPTKLEYKYGESLDTSGMSVKAIYDDNQSEVIKSGYSVTGYDKTKSGTQTITVTYRNQTATFDVTVAEPQITKIEITTPPTTTEYYVGQDLKTDGMVVTVTFEDESTQTTTAYTLSGYDKKTVGTQTVTVRYKGFSDTFDVTVKEAEAVSISGVTVEDKTYDGKPIEYSGTPTSDNYSGDYEYIWETADGTVLDSAPINAGNYKLVVKVSDETFAHTGSVEIPFTINKAALTITAENKSIAFGMNAPEFTCKADGLVDGDTLSATYSCDYTVESPIGDYAIIPTDCTFTSGSKDNYDITYVNGTLTIKEAQKVDISGVTVESKTYDGVAVQYSGTAESADYDGEFDYIWQTDSGTVLDSAPINAGNYKLVVKVPSDNLEYVGSTEVSFTINKANLTITAANMSTNVNSVVPAYKFTSSGLVGDDALDTIFSCEYTKDSDVGTYVITPTDCTFTSGVKNNYNIEYVNGTLSIYGSSYNKTSKTVKIYSKYDTDIDCYIVSYAENGTLDGIKKEHCSLKADKISTIDISSLKISENDSIKIFLWDNNLTPVEITN, from the coding sequence ATGAAAAAAATTACTGCAAAAGCATTAGCCGTTCTAATGGCGTGTACAATGATTCCGGCAACATTACCGATTGTTTCAAATGCCGAAGTCAACGATGTCATAGACGGTACAAGTGCTGTACTATACAGCCACGATGCATCTGACAGACCTATGGAATCATTAAACAGAGGTCTTGTCGTTCAAGCATTGAATGGCGGTAACTACTTATCTTGGCGACTTATGGTTGACGAGGACGAAGTGTACGGAACTTCAGAAAGCAATGTACCATTCAATATATATAAAAACGGTCAATTTCTTGCAACCGAAACATATTCGACAAACTATATCGACCCTAACGGTACAAGTAGTGACACATATCAGGTAGCACCGATTGTAAACGGTGTTGAGGGAGAGAAAAGCGATTCTGTCGCTCCGTTTGCAAGCGGCTCGAATTACTTTGACATTCCCGTTGACAAACCGAAGTCAACACTTACCACAACAACTACAATAACCACTGACGAGGACGGAAACGAATTACCTGAAAATCAGTGGTACACGGAAAAAAAGGTAAATGAATACACTATCGGTGATACCTCATGCGGTGACCTTGACGGTGACGGAGAATATGAACTCGTTGTAAAATGGGACTGTGCTCCACGTGACAATTCACAAGCAGGTCTTACAGGAAATGTTTATCTTGACGCATACAAGCTTAACGGCAAAAAATTATGGCGTATTGATTTAGGTAAAAATATCCGTGCAGGTGCGCACTATACCCAATTCCTTGTTTACGATTTCGACATGGACGGTAAAGCGGAAGTTGCCTGCAAAACGGCTCCGGGTTCAATTGACGGTGTGGGCAAATACGTTTCGGAAACAAGCAGTGTTGATGAAATCAGAAATGCCAATGACAATACCGTCAGCTATGTAAATCAAAACGGCTACATATTGGACGGTAACGAATACTTTACCGCATTTGACGGCGAAACAGGTAAAACAATCGATACAATATACTACCCTATCCCACGTCTTGACTACGAAAGTTGGGGCGATACAAACGGAAACCGCTGTGACAGATACGTTGCAAGCGTTGCATGGCTTGACGGTCAGCGTCCTTATGCGGTTTACTGGAGAGGTTACTACATGGGCAGAAACGGCAGACAGCGTCACGGCACATGCGGTATCAGCCTTGAAAACGGTGTCCTAAACCCTAAATACAAATTTGATACATACAGCGAGGATACCGACGCATACACTCCCGGTAACGAAAAATATGTCGGCGAGGGTAACCACAATATGACGGTTGCAGACGTTGACGACGACGGTAATGATGAATTTATAAGCGCAACGCTTTGCTATGAGGTAAACGACGAGGACAAGCTTATGCCGAAGTGGTACGGCGGCAGACAACACGGTGACGCACTTCATATCGGCAACTACGACCCTACAAACAATAATTTCGAATACTTTTCCGTTCATGAGCACGGCGATTTTGGTATGACGCTTATGGATGCAAAAACAGGTGAAGAAGCCTTCCACGTTTCCGATAGCAATGATACGGGACGTGGTCTTATGGCAAACATAGGCATGGGCGGATATTATCAGATGTCCTCTAATGCAGGTACATACGTTGCATACGGCAACAATGTGTTTAAAAAAGTAAATGCAAGTATGGGTCAGAATTTCAGAATTTTTTGGGACGGCGACCTTTACGATGAAGAACTTGACGGTCTAACCATTACTTCATGGAACGGTGCGGGACGAAGCACAATCTTCAAGGCAGACGGTTGTACAAGCATAAACAGCACAAAAGCAAACCCGGCACTTCAAGCCGACATATTCGGTGACTGGCGTGAGGAGGTTATCTACCCTCTTACGACAAACGATGCGCTTCGAGTATATACAACAAATATTCCGAGTGAATATAAAATTAAGAGTCTTATGTTTGACAGCGTGTACAGAAGCGGTGTTGCTTCGGAACAGTCGGCATATAACCAACCTCCTCATGTAAGTATGTATATGAGTGAAGCGGTAATGAGAGGTAATGTTACAAATATCAGTATTGAACACGAGCCTACAAAGAAGAATTACATCAAAGGTGAACAACTTGATACAACAGGCTTAAAACTTATCGCAACATACGAAAACGGCAGAGTAAGCGAACTTACCTATTACGAAACAAACGGCTATGACCCAAGCAAGCTCGGCGAACAGACTGTTACAGTTTCATCAGGCAACGCAAGTGCTTCCTTTAAGGTAAATGTCACAAACGGCACAACATATTACAGTGACAATTTCCAAGACAACGACCTTTCAGACATAACGATTTCACGGCAAGATAAAGCCGATCAATCGCAAAAGCTTGACGGTCTTGATTTAAATATCGGTTCAAAAAGCTCCGGCGGTGATAAAACAAGCGGTTACTTCCTCGGAAACAGAAACGGCAAAAGCTTTTTGGCATGCTTCGCCGGCAATACATCCTCGGCAAGCCGCGGTGCGTCAATAAAATTCAACGAAGAAAGCTATGTCCCTAAATTCACTGAATTAGCCGATAACGAAAAAATCGTACTTAACTTTGACGCATACTATCATTCAGAAAAAGATACAATGCAAATTTACGGCGTAACCAATTCCACAAACGGAGCAAGCAATAAGCTTATTTACGACCCTTACCTTTCATATCAGAATAACAACAGTATTCCGCTTAACGAATGGTTTAACGTAAATATCGAAATATCAAAATATGACAGCACGAATAAAAATGCAAAAAATGCGACAATCACAATGACCGACCTTGACGGCAATCAGCTTTATACAAATTCGTTTAGAACAGTCGGTCAATACATCGATAAATTTGCATTTTATGTGCCTGACGTGCAAGTTGATATAGGCTATATGTCGCTTTCGACAACAACTCTTTTCGACTCAATCGACATAACAACCGAACCTACTAAAACATCATACACCTACGGCGATGATCTTGACCTAAGCGGTATGGTTGTAAAAGCATACTATTCGGACAATACCTCAAAAACTATTACAGATTACACTGTAAGCGGTTATGACCCGACAAAGGTCGGTAAGCAGACCGTAACCGTTCATTACCTTGACATGACGGATACATTTGAAGTTACGGTAGCGGAGGGCGAACTTTCCTCAATCGAAATAGCTTCAAATCCGAGCAAAACAACCTACTTTACAGGTGAACAACTTGATACAAGCGGTTTATCCGTAAAACTAAACTATGCGAACGGCTCATCGAAAACAATAACGGACGGCTTTGACGTAAGCGGTTTTGATAATCAGACAGTCGGTACAAACACATTAACCGTTTCATACGGAGGAAAAACGACAACATTCACCGTTACAATAGTAAGCAGTGAACTTACAAGCTATGTAAATGACGACTTTGAAAGCTATGACGACTCTCAAATAACAATCAAAAGTCAAACATTAACTGAACAAAATCAAGACTTAGGACCGTTTAAATTAACATTGGGTACAAACAAACAAAAATTAGACTCATACCCGCACTTTGCAATACTTACGGATAACGGCAACAAATCACTTGAAATAGCAACCGGCGGCTCGGCAAATCCGGAAAGAGGTCCAAAGATTACGCTTGGCGACAGCGTAACTTTGCCGGAATTTGCAAACATTCCTGCAAACAAATACCTTGTATTTGACTTTGATGCGTTGTATCAAAACGATACATCAAATGTACAGCTTTGCGGAGTGACCGATTCATATTTATCAACAGCATTTAATAAGCTTACATACGACCAATATTTATCTGTAAACAAAAACGCAAATATCCCGGTAGGCGAATGGGTCAATATTCATCTTGCCGTAAACAACAAAAAGGATTTGTTCCTGACTATAAGCGACAAGTCGGGAAATGTTCTTAATTCAAGAAAAGTCACAACATCGGGCGATAAATTTGAAAAATTCGTATTCTACGGCGGTGTAGGTAAAATACAGCTTGACAATTTGAAAATATATGAAGATAAAATTTCATCAATGACTCTTACTCCTCCGACAAAAACATCATACGCACTCGGTGAAGAACTTAACCTTGACGGAATGGTCGCAAAATTAAATTATTCCGACAAGTCTGTCGGAACAACGGCTTATACGGTAAGCGGTTATGACAAAACAAAAGTCGGTATGCAGACTGTAACCGTTTCATACGGTGATTATTCGGCGAACTTTGACGTTACCGTAAACGGTATATCGTCTATCAAGGTAACACCTCCTACAAAGACAACATATCTTGAGGGGCAGGACCTTAACACTGACGGCATGGTCGTTACAGCCGTAACCACTGATAACCAAAGAATTACCGTTCCCGACGGTTACTCGGTAAGAGGTTTTAACAAGACAAAATTAGGAAAACAGACAATCACGGTTACATATCAAGGTCTGTCGACAGAATTTGAAGTCAATGTAATTTCCGTAAAGAGTATTGAACTTACAAAGCCGACAAAACTTGAATACAAATACGGCGAAAGCCTTGATACATCGGGCATGAGTGTAAAGGCTATATATGACGATAATCAAAGCGAAGTAATAAAATCCGGTTATTCCGTAACGGGCTACGACAAGACAAAATCGGGTACGCAGACAATAACCGTTACATACAGAAATCAAACGGCTACATTTGACGTTACGGTTGCAGAACCTCAAATTACGAAAATCGAAATCACTACCCCACCGACAACTACGGAATATTATGTCGGACAAGATTTGAAAACAGACGGCATGGTTGTTACCGTGACATTCGAGGACGAATCAACTCAAACTACTACGGCTTATACACTTAGCGGCTACGACAAAAAGACGGTCGGCACACAAACCGTAACAGTTCGCTACAAAGGTTTTTCCGATACATTTGATGTAACAGTCAAAGAAGCGGAAGCTGTTTCGATAAGCGGCGTAACAGTTGAAGATAAGACATATGACGGTAAGCCGATTGAATATAGCGGCACACCGACAAGCGACAACTACAGCGGTGACTATGAATACATTTGGGAAACGGCAGACGGAACAGTGCTTGACAGTGCTCCGATAAACGCAGGCAACTACAAGCTTGTCGTAAAGGTATCGGATGAAACTTTCGCACACACAGGCTCGGTTGAAATTCCGTTCACGATAAACAAAGCGGCTCTTACAATTACGGCTGAAAATAAATCTATTGCTTTCGGCATGAATGCTCCGGAATTTACATGCAAAGCTGACGGACTTGTTGACGGAGATACACTGTCAGCTACATACTCATGCGACTACACTGTTGAAAGTCCGATTGGCGATTATGCTATTATTCCGACCGATTGTACATTTACATCGGGCAGCAAGGATAACTATGACATCACATACGTAAACGGCACTCTTACCATAAAAGAAGCCCAAAAGGTTGATATAAGCGGTGTAACCGTTGAAAGCAAGACATATGACGGTGTTGCCGTTCAGTATAGCGGCACTGCAGAAAGTGCGGACTATGACGGTGAATTTGATTATATCTGGCAGACTGACAGCGGTACGGTGCTTGACTCTGCTCCGATAAACGCAGGCAACTACAAACTTGTTGTAAAAGTACCGAGTGACAACTTAGAATATGTTGGTTCGACAGAAGTTTCTTTTACAATAAATAAAGCAAATCTTACGATTACTGCTGCAAATATGAGTACAAACGTAAATTCAGTCGTGCCTGCATACAAATTTACTTCATCGGGTCTTGTCGGTGATGACGCACTTGATACAATATTCTCATGTGAGTACACAAAAGACAGTGATGTCGGTACATATGTTATCACCCCGACAGATTGTACATTTACATCGGGTGTTAAAAATAATTATAACATTGAATATGTAAACGGTACTCTTTCGATATACGGTTCAAGCTATAACAAAACATCAAAAACGGTAAAAATATATTCTAAATATGATACAGATATAGACTGTTATATAGTATCGTACGCAGAAAACGGAACTCTTGACGGTATCAAAAAAGAACATTGTTCTCTTAAAGCTGACAAAATTTCAACCATTGATATTTCATCATTAAAGATATCAGAAAATGATAGTATAAAAATATTCCTTTGGGATAACAACCTAACACCGGTTGAAATAACAAATTAA
- a CDS encoding SDR family oxidoreductase codes for MSRTWLITGVSSGFGYEMTKQLLEKGDVVIGTVRNTAKVEDLIQKYPVNFDCRILDVTDVAAVQQTVKESFEKHGKIDVVVSNAGYGLFGCAEELSDDEINHIIATNLTGSIQLIKTSLPYLRKQGGGRIIQLSSYGGQVAYPANSMYHATKFGIEGFCEAVAQEVAQFNIGVTIVEPGGARTEFRYGSAKVAKLMDEYESCHGFLNMLDASKGLAPGDPTKMAQRIIESVDMEKAPLRMVLGSQALSATIERLKERIAYYETQTELAASTDIKGE; via the coding sequence ATGAGTAGAACATGGTTAATTACAGGAGTGTCAAGCGGTTTTGGATATGAAATGACAAAACAGTTGCTTGAAAAAGGTGATGTCGTAATCGGAACGGTTAGGAATACTGCAAAGGTTGAGGACTTAATACAAAAATATCCCGTAAATTTTGATTGCCGTATTCTTGACGTGACAGATGTAGCGGCGGTGCAACAGACGGTAAAGGAATCATTTGAAAAACACGGAAAAATCGACGTTGTTGTAAGTAATGCAGGATACGGCTTGTTTGGTTGTGCGGAGGAATTATCCGACGATGAAATCAATCACATCATCGCAACTAATTTAACAGGCTCAATTCAGCTTATAAAAACTTCACTTCCTTATTTAAGAAAACAAGGTGGCGGAAGAATTATTCAATTATCATCATATGGCGGTCAAGTTGCATATCCCGCAAATTCAATGTACCATGCCACAAAATTCGGTATTGAGGGCTTTTGCGAAGCGGTTGCACAGGAAGTGGCACAGTTTAATATCGGAGTAACCATTGTAGAGCCCGGAGGTGCGAGAACAGAGTTCCGTTACGGTAGTGCAAAGGTTGCAAAACTTATGGACGAGTATGAAAGTTGTCATGGCTTTTTGAATATGCTTGATGCTTCAAAGGGACTTGCACCCGGAGACCCCACAAAAATGGCACAACGTATAATTGAAAGTGTTGATATGGAAAAAGCACCGCTTAGAATGGTGCTCGGCTCACAGGCACTATCGGCAACGATTGAAAGATTAAAAGAAAGAATTGCATACTACGAAACACAAACGGAGCTTGCCGCTTCAACAGATATAAAAGGAGAGTAG
- a CDS encoding carboxymuconolactone decarboxylase family protein, with amino-acid sequence MAITEFSKNYHEKMFPKYHSAFLETDPEFIERFDNFAFDEVVNSDDLDDKTRFIAILATLLGCQGVDEFSIMLGAAINFGVTPVEIREIVYQATAYLGIGRVFPFLKVMNKVFTEKGIKLPLENQATTTTENRREEGTKAQVEIFGEGMRDFWESGPEESRHINLWLADNCFGDYYTRKGLDYKQREMITFCFLAAQGGCEPQLTSHAAANMRIGNDKIFLIKIISQCLPYIGYPRSLNALRCVNSAAEKEDF; translated from the coding sequence ATGGCAATAACGGAATTTTCAAAAAATTATCATGAAAAAATGTTTCCGAAATACCATTCTGCTTTTTTGGAAACAGATCCCGAATTTATTGAGCGATTTGATAACTTTGCGTTTGACGAAGTTGTCAACAGCGATGACCTTGACGATAAAACAAGATTTATCGCAATTTTAGCCACACTTTTGGGCTGTCAGGGCGTAGATGAATTTTCGATAATGCTCGGTGCGGCAATAAATTTTGGCGTTACACCCGTTGAGATACGAGAGATTGTATATCAAGCAACGGCATATTTGGGAATAGGCAGAGTTTTTCCGTTTTTAAAGGTGATGAACAAAGTCTTTACTGAAAAAGGAATAAAACTTCCGCTTGAAAATCAAGCCACTACAACAACTGAAAATCGCCGTGAAGAAGGAACAAAGGCACAGGTTGAAATTTTCGGCGAGGGTATGCGTGACTTTTGGGAGTCCGGACCGGAAGAAAGCCGACATATAAATTTATGGCTTGCCGATAATTGTTTTGGCGATTATTACACGCGAAAAGGACTTGACTACAAACAGCGTGAAATGATTACATTTTGTTTCCTTGCGGCACAAGGCGGCTGTGAACCTCAGCTTACAAGTCATGCGGCGGCAAATATGCGTATAGGAAACGACAAAATATTTTTAATAAAAATTATATCGCAGTGTCTGCCATACATTGGCTATCCACGTTCATTAAACGCACTTAGATGTGTAAACAGTGCAGCGGAAAAGGAGGATTTTTAA
- a CDS encoding LysR family transcriptional regulator — protein sequence MRQIKYFCTIVEEGSFTEAAEKCFISQSAISQQIQSLEKELGVKLIKRENRRFSLTHAGEYMYRHGTALLLEAERICKEVQRIGRDDELILKIAYPKHYSSIELNNAIALFSEKYPEVSISVITGTHEEIYDLLRSDDIDIAINDQRRAFSDEFVNFELGKARCYAEVCLRNDLSQKERVTVDDLKNMPCILITSKEQQKSEREFYQQVLGFGGNFIYAQTLDEGQLMVAGNRGFMPVERIGTFWNINPAAKRLPLLRDGKQIQRNYCAFWKVKNSNYYIEEFANELKVQLNKN from the coding sequence TTGCGGCAAATAAAATATTTTTGCACGATTGTCGAGGAAGGCAGTTTTACGGAGGCGGCGGAGAAGTGTTTTATATCGCAATCGGCAATTTCACAGCAGATACAATCTCTTGAAAAAGAGTTAGGCGTTAAACTTATAAAAAGAGAAAACAGACGATTTTCTCTTACGCATGCAGGTGAATATATGTATAGGCACGGAACGGCACTTCTTTTAGAAGCTGAACGTATATGCAAAGAAGTACAGCGTATAGGTCGAGATGACGAGCTGATATTAAAAATTGCTTATCCGAAACATTACAGCAGTATAGAATTGAATAATGCAATCGCATTATTTTCGGAAAAGTATCCTGAAGTGTCTATAAGCGTTATTACGGGAACGCACGAGGAAATATATGACTTGTTACGTTCCGATGATATAGACATTGCCATAAATGACCAAAGACGTGCATTTTCGGACGAATTTGTGAATTTTGAACTTGGAAAAGCACGCTGTTATGCAGAGGTTTGTTTAAGAAACGATTTAAGTCAAAAAGAAAGAGTAACTGTTGATGATTTGAAAAATATGCCGTGTATTTTGATAACGTCAAAGGAACAGCAAAAGTCGGAACGTGAATTTTATCAGCAGGTACTGGGATTTGGCGGAAACTTTATTTATGCTCAAACTCTTGACGAGGGACAACTTATGGTTGCAGGTAATCGTGGATTTATGCCTGTTGAACGTATCGGCACATTTTGGAATATAAATCCTGCCGCAAAACGTTTACCGCTGTTACGAGACGGGAAACAGATACAGCGTAATTACTGTGCTTTTTGGAAAGTTAAAAATTCAAATTATTACATAGAGGAATTTGCAAATGAATTAAAAGTACAACTCAATAAAAATTAA
- the larB gene encoding nickel pincer cofactor biosynthesis protein LarB has protein sequence MEQNEIRKLLQNVANGDILVDDALLHIKNEPFEDLGYAKPDFHRKSRQGVSEVIYGAGKTAEQIIGISKSFAEHGQKDILITRLDKAKAEKINKEIPLDYYDMANIGIIGSMPKERVGKIVIATGGTSDIPIAEEAAITAEMLGNNTVRLYDVGVAGIHRLLTHTEEIMTARVVIAIAGMEGALASVIGGLADCPVIAVPTSVGYGASFGGIAALLSMLNSCASGVSVVNIDNGFGAAFQASMINHMGGLNE, from the coding sequence ATGGAACAGAACGAAATCAGAAAATTATTGCAAAATGTTGCAAACGGAGATATTTTAGTTGACGACGCATTGCTTCATATAAAAAATGAGCCGTTTGAAGATTTGGGATATGCAAAACCGGATTTTCATAGAAAATCGCGTCAAGGTGTATCGGAAGTGATTTACGGTGCAGGGAAAACCGCCGAACAAATCATAGGCATTTCAAAATCTTTTGCGGAACATGGACAAAAAGATATTTTAATCACAAGACTTGACAAAGCAAAGGCAGAGAAAATCAACAAAGAAATTCCGCTTGATTATTACGATATGGCAAATATCGGCATTATAGGCTCTATGCCGAAAGAACGTGTTGGGAAAATTGTTATCGCAACAGGCGGGACAAGTGATATACCGATTGCGGAGGAGGCGGCAATTACAGCTGAAATGCTTGGTAACAATACCGTACGTTTATATGATGTAGGCGTTGCCGGTATTCACAGATTACTTACGCATACGGAAGAAATAATGACCGCTCGTGTTGTTATTGCGATTGCGGGAATGGAGGGTGCACTTGCAAGTGTTATCGGCGGACTTGCGGATTGCCCTGTTATAGCTGTGCCGACAAGTGTGGGTTACGGTGCGTCTTTCGGAGGTATAGCGGCACTTTTGTCGATGCTTAATTCTTGTGCAAGCGGTGTAAGCGTTGTAAATATCGATAATGGTTTCGGAGCGGCATTTCAAGCAAGTATGATAAATCATATGGGAGGACTTAATGAATGA